CTCCGTAACAAATAGTGTACGTATATCCAGCTGTAAACTGATATTCAGATCTGAGAAGTTGTGTGGAAGTAATGCAAAACTTGAGGCACAGTTCtttctacacctctctctctctgtctctctctccctctctctctctctctctctctctctctctctctctctctctctctctctctctctctctctctctctctctctctctctctctctctctctctctctctctctctctctctcacacacacacacacacacacacacacacacacacacacacatgtgtatgtgtgtgtatacagataaaaagatagatagatagattttttaaaacatatgctaataaatgatttataaaatatatttgagtATAAAAGCTGTATGACAGATTTTAAATCACGTATCATTCTGCGgattatgtagatatttatatcacAATTGCTTCTTAAACGTGTAATAATCACCTATGTAATTTAATATGAGATTAAATTACGCTGCTATATAATTTAgacatatgtgatatatgatgATGTAGCTGTTTGACATATCAATAAATTCTGATCTAATTCTAAATTAGGCATTTCTGATCTCAACATAGAATATACAACAAAACCTATAACGCAATAGAATGCATAGTCTTATACTGCTGACAAAGATCCCAGGTTGTCAGGTTGCTGGTAACTTGAATTCGCTGTGTTCAATTACCCTGCAGTGAAGGTGGATTTTATCATTGGGTGTTTATAAGCAAACAACGTATGTCATTGATTCCATAGGTGAAGGAAATATTTGTTTAGGATCATATGCAAAGATGAATGTCCATGTGTACTTGTGTTAAGCTTTGCCAACTACTCATAGTTACAGGCAAAAAATACAACCCGAACCAATGTCAATCAAAAACTAATTGTTTAAAATGATGATTTACATATTAATACAGTTTTGTCTGACCTGATTCAATTTCCTCCTTAAAGCTGGAATCGCGcccctgaaaataaataaatagagcgaCCATGATAATCAACATTCGAGAAAAGAGCGGCAAGACAACGGCCGTCAAAGCATCTCCATCAGACACGGTCCAGGATCTGAGGATTAAGTTCATGCAAAAGGGAATATCTCTTAAATTGAAGGATATCATGTACTTCGACGAACAgttaaacaaaaccaaaaagcTCTCCGACTATGGGATAAAACACAACGACACCTTGTATTTGAGAGAAAGACTTCGGGCTCTCGGTTCTTCGGGGTTTCTACTCTCCATCGCACAGCCCTCGGGAGACGTAATGAAGATGGTGGTTAATAATTACGACTGCGTCATCGACATCAAACAAGAGGTGGAGCGCGAGGGGGGCCTGGGCGTCGGCAGCCAGTTACTGAAGGTGGGGGGCGTCGAGATGCAGAACGAGAAGATGCTGAAGGATTACGGCATTACGGGAGATGCTGTCATCTGGTTGGAGGATGCAgacgaaaacaaaaggaaatcaaaggaggagcgaaaaagaagaagagttcgaaacgagaaactgaagaagagattagctgctgttgcttttgtgattatttttatcatcatattgataTGGGCTTACCTAGAAGGTAAAATTCAAATAAACCTCTGAGTTCAGCTTGTAGGTATATTAGCTCAGCTCAGCATGTTATTAGCACGGGAAGTAATGTTTCTAGATTCAGTATTTCATGACATTTTCATGATCTCAGATCTAAGTTTCATACATATGTTGTAATATCGTAGTTTCCCCTGAAATGTAGCTCTATCATAGACCCCCGAAAAtgaatttctggtttacttttatttatttctcatactATGAATACTTTTGATATGTGcactttgtaaaatatattattcttttatacCTAACGGgcacatgtttgtttatttgcatagttatgtTGACCAAAGTATCCAGTCCTTAGTCCATTGTAGATAAGTACTCTAAGGCAATTAACGTACGGTAGAAATGATGTTTGGCCAAAAGTCCTTATCCTAGGCTTTAACTTAAGGGACTTGTACCACTGTCAaaccgagatagacggtttagccacgtctctataaCAACAAAGGCATTAGTGATAAACAAGACAACACATATGCAAAGAGCGAAACGGTTAATCCTATTATATGGTTAAAGGAtctgatttatgaaaaaaatttTGCATGATATTATCGCCGCTTTTAGTGTAGGTGATATCAGTTCACCAAAGACAGTAATTACCAATGCTCGAGAAtaattgataatacaaataaaagccCATTGTAATTCTCCTTTGCCTTATCCTCGAATAAAACCTACCACTGGCAGGTTCATAAGTAAACGAACTGCCTCGGGGACTAAGAGCAAAAAGAACGAAAACTCTAACAGAGgccgcacacatacaaatacactcatacacaaacacgcctATATAGTGTATGTGCAAACATtcagacatatgcatacatctatgcaCACAAGTGTCCTTTTTTATAAGATTCTCTAAATTTCCTGGTGTCGAAATTCATAACTGATGTAACGAGACCAAAAGCGATTCGACGCGACATGTAGAAGTGACGGTAAATATCCTCAGATCCTCAGGATATGAATCAGAAGACACAGGCCACAAGCATACAGACTATCAGACATTTAACGCAGGGAGAAATGTCACTCAGGCCATGAGAGTGGCCAATAGAGGATgtaacaaatctctctctctctctttctctttctctctctctttctgtctttctttctttctttctctctttctctttctctttctcttttctctctttctctttctctttctctttctctttctctttctctttctctttctctttctctttctcttttttctccttctctttctctttctctttctctgtctctgtctctgtctctgtctctgtctctgtctctgtctctgtctctgtctctgtctctgtctctgtctctgtctctgtctctgtctctgtatctgtctctgtctctgtctctgtctctgtctctgtctctgtctctgtctctgtctctgtctctgtctctgtctccgtccctcccccccctctctctatctctctctctctctctatctctctctctctctctctctctctctctctctctctccctccctccctccctccctctccctctctctctctctctctctctctctatctctatctctatctctatctctatctctatctctatctctatctctatctctctctctctctctctctctctctctctctctctctctctctctctctctctctctctctctctcctccctccctccctccctccctccctcctcccccccccctttctctctctctctctctctctctctctctctctctctctctctctctctctctctctctctctctctctctctcacactctctcactctctcactctctcactctctctctctctcgctctatcgctttctctctccgcttctctctctctctctctctctctctttctctttctctttctctttctctttctctctctctctttctccctctttccttcattctctccttcccattctctctctttctctctttcattcttcctctctttctccctctctctctcatattttccctttctctctctccttctctcccgtacctctctctttccttctctctccttctctctctctctcacctttctcactcttctgtttctcctgtctctggcctcctctctctctcctctctctctccttctctcttcctctctcgctctctctatatttcactctctctctctatctgcctctctctctctctctctctctctctctctctctctctctctctctctctctctctctctcttctctttctctttctctttctctttctctttctctctctctctctctctctctctctctctctctctctctccctcgctctctccctcactctctccctcgctctctccctcgctctctctctctctcttgctctctggtctctctttctctttctctctctctctctctctctcttctctctctctctctctctctctctctctctctctctctctctctctctctctctccccctcttctctctctctctctctctctctctctctctctctctctctctctctctctctctctctctctctctctctctctctctctctctctctttctctctctctctctctctctctctccctcccccccctctctctctctctctctctctctctctctctttctccctcttctctctctccatctctctcttctctctcactctctctctctctccgactcctctctctcctctcttctctctctcctccttctctctctctctctctctctctctctctctctctcctctctccctctctcttctcctctctcctctctcctcttctcctctctctcctctctctctcctctctcatcctctctctctctctcgctcttccttatcctctctcattcctcctctctctcctcctctctctctctgtcctcttcctctctcctctctcctccactcactctctcctctctctctctcctcctctccctcctctcctctctttctctcatctctcctctctctctctctctccctctgtctcttctcctcccctctctctctctctctctcctctccctctctcttcctctctctcctcctctctctctcctctctcttctctctcctctctttcctctttctctcctcttcctccctctctctctcctctctgtcctctgtctctctcctctctctctcctctctcctctcctctctctctctctctctgcctctctcgtctctctctgctctgctcctcctctctctctctcctctcttctccccctcctcttctctctctctctctcctctctctctctctctctctcttctctctcttctctcctctctctctctctctctctctctctcttctcctctcttctctctctctctctcctctctctcctctctctctctccctcctctctctctcctctctctactctctctctctccatccatcaccATGCTCTTACCCCGAATTACATCTTCTGACCTAATTCGCCCAGCTCCTCTCATGTTCTACTCGTCTCTCATGCTCATGCTGctcttgtccctctctttccacttGCTTCCAAtgaattctctctccttctcagcaTCTCTGCCCCATCATTCTTCTCATGGTAATCTCCagatccctcctcttctctactctcttctctcagaCTCGGTGTATCGGTCACCGATGTCACCATTCCTAGTCTCATGCCTTTCTCCTGCTCTCCACCCTCAACACTGATTCCAACGTTGCTACGTCTTTTCTGGCTTCTTACTCATTTCTCCTGCTTCTCTGCACACATCTCTGTCACTCATGGCTGGATACTGTACACACTTCTCTAAagtctctctcgactctctcaacaatctcgttctcctctctcctctcatctctctctctctctctctctcttctctctctctctcctctttctctctctctcctctcctctctccccttctctctcatctctcactcatctctctctcctctcttcctccctctcctcatcctctctctctctctctcttctcctctc
This sequence is a window from Penaeus chinensis breed Huanghai No. 1 chromosome 10, ASM1920278v2, whole genome shotgun sequence. Protein-coding genes within it:
- the LOC125029624 gene encoding uncharacterized protein LOC125029624, which codes for MIINIREKSGKTTAVKASPSDTVQDLRIKFMQKGISLKLKDIMYFDEQLNKTKKLSDYGIKHNDTLYLRERLRALGSSGFLLSIAQPSGDVMKMVVNNYDCVIDIKQEVEREGGLGVGSQLLKVGGVEMQNEKMLKDYGITGDAVIWLEDADENKRKSKEERKRRRVRNEKLKKRLAAVAFVIIFIIILIWAYLEGKIQINL